From the Synechococcus sp. HK01-R genome, one window contains:
- a CDS encoding thymidylate synthase, with amino-acid sequence MVRPVASPSLRGLPTLLAAVCLAVLGLDGMRRSPSQGLVDLLPPALADGSGGVSQVLEDRESALQRRRDAEVLLAQFVRGQMTRHYWGHFAASLEDLGLQTGEHLEARVERGDGFSRLWLMPRRGGEAFLADVRLRGDRLERRLCRGDASSAAQGPSLGCPAGWNEFAAEEISNSSN; translated from the coding sequence ATGGTTAGGCCCGTGGCCTCCCCCTCCCTGAGAGGTCTCCCCACCCTGTTGGCTGCCGTCTGCCTGGCGGTTTTGGGTCTTGATGGCATGCGTCGTTCTCCCTCGCAGGGGCTGGTGGACCTGTTGCCGCCCGCCTTGGCTGATGGCTCAGGTGGTGTGAGCCAGGTGCTGGAGGATCGGGAGAGTGCTCTGCAGCGACGCCGTGATGCGGAGGTTCTGCTGGCTCAGTTCGTCCGTGGGCAGATGACTCGCCATTACTGGGGGCATTTCGCCGCTTCGCTGGAGGACCTGGGTCTGCAGACCGGTGAGCATCTTGAGGCCCGGGTGGAGCGCGGTGATGGTTTCAGCCGTCTCTGGCTGATGCCGAGGCGGGGAGGTGAGGCTTTCTTGGCCGATGTTCGTCTCAGGGGAGACCGGCTCGAGCGGCGCCTATGTCGAGGTGATGCTTCCTCTGCAGCGCAAGGCCCATCGCTGGGCTGCCCTGCAGGCTGGAACGAATTCGCCGCTGAGGAGATATCTAATTCCAGTAATTAG
- a CDS encoding 4'-phosphopantetheinyl transferase superfamily protein, with product MRQLLGELMDVEPLAIPLDAPPAAPPTLAPGWGCVSLSHCPDALLVGWGPRKLGVDLERRDRMLPAEALARRFFPPEERVQLRGLEPLALRQAVLDRWVIKEAAIKWQRGALAKDLPQWCCREDLRTVVHCGEGQELAVQGWRHGSWTLAMVQDSLEGEGCDASRQVSMLCLT from the coding sequence ATGAGACAGCTCCTTGGTGAGCTCATGGACGTTGAGCCCTTGGCTATTCCCCTGGATGCTCCACCAGCAGCTCCGCCAACCTTGGCGCCAGGCTGGGGGTGCGTCAGTCTCAGCCACTGTCCCGATGCTTTGCTCGTGGGCTGGGGGCCCAGGAAGCTCGGTGTTGATCTGGAGCGACGCGATCGGATGCTGCCCGCAGAGGCTCTGGCCCGTCGTTTTTTTCCGCCGGAGGAGCGCGTGCAGCTTCGGGGGCTAGAGCCTTTGGCTCTGCGCCAGGCCGTGCTTGACCGTTGGGTGATCAAGGAGGCGGCAATCAAGTGGCAGCGAGGTGCCCTGGCTAAGGATCTGCCTCAATGGTGCTGTCGCGAGGACCTGCGCACGGTGGTCCATTGCGGGGAGGGGCAGGAGCTGGCTGTCCAGGGTTGGCGCCATGGTTCCTGGACCCTGGCCATGGTTCAGGATTCCCTGGAAGGGGAGGGGTGTGACGCTTCCAGACAGGTCTCCATGCTCTGCCTAACGTGA
- the bcp gene encoding thioredoxin-dependent thiol peroxidase → MALQIGDAAPDFTLPNQNGDMVQLSSFKGRRVVIYFYPKDATPGCTKEACNFRDRFAAFEQHDITVLGISKDNAASHQRFIAKQELPFSLLTDEEPCPVAESFESYGLKKFMGREFMGMMRHTFVIDPEGKLELIYRKVKADEMADQILSDLNLA, encoded by the coding sequence ATGGCCCTTCAGATCGGTGATGCTGCACCGGATTTCACACTCCCCAACCAAAACGGTGACATGGTGCAGTTGTCCTCATTCAAAGGACGCCGGGTGGTGATCTACTTCTATCCCAAGGATGCGACCCCTGGCTGCACCAAGGAAGCCTGCAACTTCCGTGACCGATTCGCAGCCTTCGAACAGCACGACATCACGGTGCTCGGCATCAGCAAGGACAATGCTGCATCCCACCAACGCTTCATCGCCAAACAGGAGTTGCCCTTCAGCCTGCTGACGGATGAGGAGCCCTGTCCTGTGGCCGAGTCTTTCGAGAGCTACGGCCTCAAGAAATTCATGGGGCGCGAATTCATGGGAATGATGCGCCACACATTCGTGATCGATCCTGAGGGCAAACTCGAGTTGATCTACCGCAAAGTGAAAGCCGATGAGATGGCCGATCAGATTTTGAGCGATCTCAATCTGGCCTGA
- a CDS encoding type III pantothenate kinase: MPDGFRALLIGNSRWHWAEQRCDGWSFDHTPPDSLRLQQRPPHLWAAVGTVPPDATLQGFRQVQLRDVPLREAPPWLGVDRALAGWRAWQQVRDVGRGVLVVDAGTVLSLTRVTPAGEFAGGQLAAGMALQLRAMAAGAEALPLPAEPLPTAEHSLALESQSLFPRETAAAMRCGVRQALLGLIVEAQRISESPLWLCGGDAPELLPRLLARGVPVHHAPNLVLEGLLQLRHEHDLRPIRPD; this comes from the coding sequence ATGCCGGATGGCTTCCGCGCTCTGCTGATCGGCAACAGCCGCTGGCACTGGGCGGAGCAACGGTGTGATGGCTGGAGTTTCGATCACACTCCTCCCGACTCCCTGCGATTGCAGCAGCGTCCTCCCCATCTCTGGGCTGCTGTCGGAACCGTTCCTCCCGATGCCACACTCCAGGGCTTCAGGCAGGTGCAACTGCGTGATGTGCCTCTGAGGGAGGCACCACCTTGGCTTGGGGTCGATCGAGCCCTGGCCGGGTGGCGGGCCTGGCAGCAGGTGCGCGATGTCGGTCGTGGCGTCCTGGTGGTTGATGCAGGCACCGTGTTGAGCCTCACGCGGGTCACCCCTGCCGGGGAATTTGCAGGTGGCCAGCTGGCAGCCGGAATGGCGTTGCAGTTGCGAGCGATGGCGGCTGGTGCTGAGGCCCTCCCTTTGCCAGCAGAACCCCTGCCTACCGCGGAGCACTCCCTTGCGCTCGAATCGCAGAGCCTGTTCCCTCGCGAGACGGCTGCCGCGATGCGCTGCGGGGTTCGTCAGGCCCTGCTGGGTCTGATCGTGGAGGCCCAGCGCATCAGCGAGTCACCCCTCTGGCTCTGTGGCGGTGATGCCCCAGAGCTGCTCCCCCGCTTGCTCGCCAGAGGGGTGCCTGTGCATCACGCTCCGAACCTGGTGCTGGAAGGCTTGCTTCAGCTCCGTCATGAGCACGACCTCAGGCCGATCAGGCCAGATTGA
- a CDS encoding phosphoadenylyl-sulfate reductase, protein MNQGELAADGSAARVGVMSGDQSLQDARTRLDALEPQARLCWGIEHYGPGFALTTSFGIQSAVLLHMLSRCPGGDSVPVIWVDTGYLPQETYRYADALTRRFDLQLHVAQSELSAARMEALHGQLWSTGRVEDMELYLRLRKVEPLERAMELLNVQCWASGVRRGQTDHRGTMTLLDPIRGRLSLRPLLQWTPRDVFYYMQEHDLPQHPLFEKGYSTVGDWHSSAPDGAEQSGRETRFGGLKQECGIHLPGVMGDGI, encoded by the coding sequence ATGAATCAAGGCGAGCTTGCAGCGGATGGTTCGGCAGCCAGGGTGGGGGTGATGTCAGGTGATCAGTCCCTGCAGGACGCTCGCACCCGGCTTGACGCGCTCGAGCCTCAGGCACGCCTGTGCTGGGGCATCGAGCACTACGGGCCAGGCTTTGCGCTCACCACCAGCTTTGGAATTCAGTCAGCGGTGCTTTTGCACATGCTCAGTCGCTGTCCTGGTGGCGATTCAGTGCCTGTGATCTGGGTCGACACCGGATATCTGCCCCAGGAGACCTACCGCTATGCCGACGCTCTAACCCGTCGCTTTGATCTGCAGTTGCATGTGGCCCAGAGCGAGCTCTCCGCCGCCCGCATGGAAGCTCTCCATGGCCAGCTCTGGAGCACCGGTCGTGTCGAAGACATGGAGTTGTACTTGCGGTTGCGCAAGGTGGAGCCTCTTGAGCGGGCCATGGAGTTGCTCAACGTGCAGTGCTGGGCCAGTGGGGTGCGACGAGGTCAGACCGACCATCGCGGCACCATGACCCTTCTCGATCCGATCCGGGGGCGGCTCTCCCTTCGCCCGCTTCTCCAGTGGACACCCAGGGACGTCTTTTACTACATGCAGGAGCATGACCTGCCTCAACACCCACTGTTTGAGAAGGGCTATTCCACAGTTGGTGACTGGCATTCGAGTGCACCGGATGGAGCGGAGCAATCCGGACGTGAGACCCGTTTCGGTGGACTCAAACAGGAGTGCGGCATCCATCTGCCGGGCGTGATGGGTGATGGCATCTAG
- a CDS encoding NAD(P)/FAD-dependent oxidoreductase → MSASSADAQPVVIVGGGFGGLSAALALSHQQPRPPIVLIEPNDRFVFLPLLYELLSGELQTWEVAPRYAQLLDNRGVVRLQERARRIDTVTGTVETDSGVCLTYGQLVLASGSEPQDFGIPGVREHALQFHTLSDVAQLRNHLRQLQRQPRNDGVDRPGLALVIVGAGATGVELACKMADLLEGAAELHLIERGDSILPLAKAFNREQASLALQRRGVHVHLNQSVQSVQADSVTLQDPNTPPLKHNGLIWTAGTRPRVPELNPSPQWRGERLLVDASLCSLTSPNLVVIGDVAAHDNADGTAGDWPRTAQVALQQGEAAARTVMAIRARVQAPPFQYNDLGEMMSLGKGEASLTGLGLTLAGPLAYRLRRLTYLARLPGLSLGLRAAGAWLLGG, encoded by the coding sequence ATGTCTGCCTCATCCGCCGATGCCCAGCCCGTGGTGATCGTTGGCGGTGGTTTTGGTGGACTGAGCGCAGCCCTGGCCCTCAGCCATCAGCAGCCCCGACCTCCGATCGTCTTGATTGAACCGAACGATCGGTTCGTGTTTCTACCGCTCCTTTATGAGTTGCTGAGCGGTGAACTGCAAACGTGGGAGGTTGCCCCCCGCTACGCCCAACTCCTCGATAATCGGGGGGTCGTGCGCCTTCAGGAGCGGGCCCGGCGGATCGATACCGTCACCGGAACCGTGGAAACCGACTCTGGGGTTTGCCTGACCTATGGCCAGCTGGTGCTGGCCAGCGGCTCCGAACCCCAAGACTTCGGGATCCCTGGCGTCCGTGAGCACGCCCTGCAGTTCCACACCCTCAGTGATGTGGCTCAGCTGCGCAACCACCTACGCCAGCTTCAACGGCAGCCACGCAACGACGGGGTGGATCGCCCAGGGCTCGCCCTGGTGATCGTTGGCGCCGGTGCCACGGGTGTGGAACTGGCCTGCAAAATGGCTGATCTTCTTGAAGGGGCCGCTGAGCTGCACCTGATCGAACGCGGAGACTCGATCCTGCCTCTGGCGAAAGCTTTCAACCGCGAACAAGCCTCACTGGCGCTTCAGCGCCGGGGAGTGCACGTGCACCTCAACCAGAGCGTGCAGTCTGTCCAGGCTGATTCGGTCACACTTCAAGACCCAAACACCCCGCCCCTGAAACACAACGGTCTGATCTGGACCGCTGGAACTCGCCCACGGGTGCCGGAGCTGAACCCCAGCCCCCAATGGCGTGGGGAGCGCCTGCTCGTTGATGCAAGCCTCTGCAGCCTGACCAGTCCGAATCTTGTGGTGATTGGCGATGTAGCCGCCCACGACAACGCCGATGGCACGGCTGGCGACTGGCCCCGCACCGCTCAGGTGGCTCTGCAACAGGGGGAAGCGGCCGCCCGCACCGTGATGGCCATCCGAGCCAGGGTCCAAGCCCCTCCGTTCCAGTACAACGATCTCGGCGAAATGATGAGTCTCGGCAAGGGAGAAGCCAGCCTGACCGGCCTGGGACTGACCCTGGCCGGCCCCCTGGCCTACCGACTGCGCCGCCTCACCTATCTGGCCCGACTACCAGGCCTGTCCCTGGGTCTTCGAGCAGCCGGGGCCTGGCTTCTGGGCGGTTGA